Proteins encoded in a region of the Deltaproteobacteria bacterium genome:
- the mltG gene encoding endolytic transglycosylase MltG, which yields MRIRHLGILLAAVGLSLILLMLHIEKYLDTPVELRSEAVFFDLKKGTSFDRLAHQLNELGLIASPWKLKTYALITGKARRLQAGYYLLHPRSTPRVLLDKFVKGEVYLARVVFPEGATVRDMACTLDQASIVGKQAFLETALADHAPARFNVPGPTLEGYLFPDTYLFRPHSSSSEVLLRMVHRWKQVFAPFGTRLKETGVSAREAMTMASIIEKETSLESERGLVASVFQNRLQKQMKLQSDPTVIYGVPDFDGNLTRKHLDTDTPYNTYTRVGLPAGPIANPGESSIRAALYPPNTSYFYFVSTNEGFHRFSETLSEHNRFVRLYQKNNR from the coding sequence ATGAGAATACGACATCTCGGAATCCTGTTGGCCGCTGTGGGTCTGTCCCTGATCCTGCTGATGCTCCATATTGAGAAGTACCTTGATACGCCTGTCGAATTGCGATCCGAGGCGGTGTTTTTTGACCTGAAAAAGGGGACCTCCTTCGATCGGCTGGCTCACCAGTTGAACGAGCTGGGGCTGATCGCATCTCCCTGGAAATTGAAGACCTATGCACTGATTACGGGAAAAGCGAGGAGACTCCAGGCGGGTTATTACCTATTGCATCCGCGTTCGACCCCTCGCGTCCTGTTGGATAAGTTTGTCAAGGGAGAAGTGTATCTCGCCCGTGTAGTGTTTCCCGAAGGGGCCACGGTTCGGGATATGGCGTGTACGTTGGACCAGGCAAGTATCGTTGGGAAACAAGCCTTCCTTGAAACGGCGCTGGCGGATCATGCGCCGGCTCGATTCAATGTACCCGGCCCCACCCTCGAGGGCTACCTGTTCCCGGACACCTATCTTTTTCGACCTCACTCGAGCAGTTCGGAAGTCCTGCTCCGAATGGTGCATCGATGGAAACAGGTCTTCGCTCCTTTCGGAACACGCCTGAAGGAAACCGGAGTGTCCGCCCGGGAAGCGATGACGATGGCCTCCATCATCGAGAAAGAAACCTCGCTGGAGTCCGAGCGCGGTCTGGTGGCGTCGGTGTTCCAAAACCGGCTTCAGAAACAGATGAAATTGCAGAGCGACCCAACGGTCATTTACGGCGTTCCGGACTTCGACGGGAATCTCACCAGAAAACACCTGGATACGGATACACCCTACAATACTTACACCCGCGTCGGCCTCCCGGCGGGTCCCATCGCCAATCCCGGCGAATCGTCTATTCGGGCGGCTCTTTATCCCCCCAATACGAGTTATTTCTATTTTGTGTCTACCAATGAAGGCTTCCACCGATTCTCCGAAACACTATCGGAACACAATCGTTTTGTAAGACTCTATCAAAAGAATAATCGTTAG
- the ftsL gene encoding cell division protein FtsL, which translates to MALRKESKGLKTTAPRRSGSRWMEDRLRPFFMILLVLVTLLSAAFANVWLSQQCRLLTYEISKLEKSIRMERETSLRLEVETASLKSLSRIERIAMNELQLSTPTPEQIIELP; encoded by the coding sequence ATGGCTCTACGGAAGGAATCGAAGGGTCTGAAGACGACTGCTCCCAGGCGTTCCGGAAGCCGCTGGATGGAAGACCGGCTTCGTCCTTTTTTCATGATTCTTCTGGTCCTTGTAACCCTGTTGAGCGCCGCCTTTGCCAATGTTTGGCTGTCCCAACAGTGTCGCTTGTTGACGTATGAAATTTCGAAGCTTGAGAAAAGCATCCGGATGGAACGAGAGACCAGTCTGCGTCTCGAAGTCGAGACCGCCAGCCTGAAATCGTTGAGTCGGATCGAACGAATAGCCATGAACGAACTGCAACTAAGTACCCCCACACCGGAACAGATCATCGAGTTGCCATGA
- a CDS encoding haloacid dehalogenase encodes MSLFLHLAQTRFNFPHWKYEDITDYDLTVSLGVEADVLRPITLLVLDEPHRLGLEPLVGAVETLTRFSRLAPLMFVTARRDCGPIYSWILQTLRMVDPFTVHLETTGSPEKKPLVLRELGLRFFVEDRLETCFLLADSGITPIVFDQPWNRKAHPFQRVRNWEELNELLEV; translated from the coding sequence ATGTCCTTGTTTCTGCATTTGGCGCAAACGCGCTTCAATTTCCCCCACTGGAAATACGAGGACATTACGGATTACGATCTGACGGTATCGCTGGGTGTGGAAGCCGATGTGCTCCGGCCCATTACTCTGCTGGTCCTCGATGAGCCGCATCGGCTCGGATTGGAGCCTTTGGTCGGGGCCGTGGAAACGCTGACCCGTTTCTCCAGGCTGGCTCCCCTGATGTTCGTTACCGCGCGTCGGGATTGCGGCCCCATCTATTCCTGGATCCTGCAGACCCTGCGGATGGTGGATCCATTCACCGTGCATCTTGAAACCACGGGATCGCCGGAAAAGAAGCCCCTGGTTCTGCGTGAACTGGGTCTCCGGTTCTTCGTGGAAGACCGGCTCGAGACCTGTTTCCTGCTGGCGGATTCCGGCATTACGCCCATTGTATTCGACCAGCCTTGGAACAGAAAGGCGCATCCGTTCCAACGGGTCCGGAACTGGGAGGAGCTGAACGAACTGCTGGAGGTGTGA
- a CDS encoding transpeptidase family protein translates to MLRRNIVVAIMLACFVAIVVRAYRLQVTERERLTGLAMTEYSRNVTLLPRRGDIIDRRERILASSVEVYSLFAEPRIIEEPKPIAAKLASLLNLDYLDTLEKLSSGKGFVWIKRKLPPHQKAEIMELNCRALGFVPESKRIYPNRDLAAHVLGFVGLDGNGLEGLELQYDETLSGEKGQFQVYRDRLGRTVYRHGSPEGFEHEGRRLVLTLDKTIQYRLENALKKAVIEQNAASGLAVMMDPWTGDVLAMSVQPAYDPNVFWKYPPARRRNRAVVDCFEPGSTMKVFTALLALENNRIGLEEPIYCENGNYRVGRHVVHDTHRYGWLTLPRIIQVSSNIGALKIGMRMEKAMLYDGLRRFRFGDLTGIDLPGETRGLLRGASGWAEIDFATICFGQGLSISPIQQISALSTIANGGLLVHPRMVKRIEDAQGNVIRRFESKPSERVVSKKSTRLLTRMLKTVVERGGTGSHAALDGYSVAGKTGTAQKVDSRTGTYSRNTYVSSFMGFFPADKPSAVLLVMVDEPQKAVYGGLVAAPVFKTIAEQVIPYMGIKPDEVYLAQKDIDSAAKPDEEPPDNDVCPIGEEAEDPGVMPNLIGLDARSALNTLGNRKLNVKLIGSGIVVNQDPPPGTCLEGMQVSRLTLGKEQAF, encoded by the coding sequence ATGTTGCGGCGAAACATCGTCGTAGCAATCATGCTGGCCTGTTTCGTTGCCATCGTGGTCCGAGCTTACCGGCTTCAGGTGACGGAGCGGGAACGTCTGACGGGTCTCGCCATGACCGAATATTCCCGTAACGTAACGCTTCTTCCACGAAGAGGCGACATCATTGACCGGCGAGAACGGATACTGGCGTCCAGTGTGGAAGTCTACTCTCTTTTCGCGGAACCCAGGATCATCGAAGAACCGAAACCCATTGCCGCGAAGTTGGCCTCCCTGCTCAACCTGGACTATCTGGACACGCTTGAAAAGCTTTCATCCGGTAAGGGATTCGTGTGGATAAAACGCAAACTGCCGCCCCATCAAAAAGCAGAGATCATGGAGCTGAATTGCCGGGCGCTCGGATTTGTTCCCGAAAGCAAACGAATTTATCCGAATCGGGATCTGGCGGCTCACGTACTAGGTTTTGTGGGTTTGGACGGCAATGGTCTGGAAGGCCTCGAACTCCAATACGATGAAACGTTGAGCGGTGAAAAGGGGCAGTTTCAGGTTTACAGGGATCGGCTCGGAAGAACGGTATACAGGCACGGCTCCCCGGAAGGTTTCGAACATGAAGGGCGCCGGCTGGTGCTTACCTTGGACAAAACCATCCAATACCGCCTCGAGAACGCGCTGAAAAAGGCCGTCATCGAACAGAACGCAGCATCCGGTTTGGCGGTCATGATGGACCCGTGGACGGGGGATGTCCTGGCGATGTCCGTGCAGCCCGCTTACGATCCCAATGTGTTCTGGAAGTACCCGCCTGCCAGACGAAGGAACCGGGCGGTCGTGGACTGCTTCGAACCCGGATCCACTATGAAGGTATTTACCGCCCTACTGGCGCTCGAGAATAATCGGATCGGCCTGGAGGAGCCCATATACTGCGAAAACGGGAACTACAGGGTGGGCAGGCATGTGGTGCACGACACGCATCGATACGGTTGGCTCACCCTCCCCCGCATTATCCAAGTATCGAGTAACATCGGGGCGCTGAAAATCGGCATGCGCATGGAAAAAGCCATGCTGTACGACGGCTTGCGCCGGTTCCGGTTCGGAGATCTCACGGGCATCGATCTTCCGGGCGAGACGAGAGGATTGCTGCGAGGGGCATCCGGCTGGGCGGAAATCGACTTTGCGACCATTTGCTTCGGGCAGGGCTTGAGTATTTCGCCCATCCAGCAGATCTCCGCCTTGAGCACCATTGCAAACGGCGGTCTACTCGTACACCCGAGGATGGTCAAACGCATCGAAGACGCACAAGGTAACGTCATACGGAGATTTGAAAGCAAGCCATCCGAACGTGTGGTTTCCAAGAAATCGACCCGCCTTCTTACGAGGATGCTGAAAACAGTGGTGGAACGTGGGGGAACCGGAAGTCACGCGGCCCTGGATGGATACTCGGTAGCCGGAAAAACGGGAACCGCTCAAAAAGTGGATTCGAGAACGGGCACGTATTCAAGAAATACCTATGTCTCTTCTTTCATGGGCTTTTTCCCGGCCGACAAACCGTCCGCGGTCCTGCTCGTAATGGTTGACGAGCCCCAAAAAGCCGTGTATGGCGGCTTGGTCGCAGCCCCGGTATTCAAGACCATCGCCGAACAGGTGATCCCTTACATGGGTATTAAACCCGACGAAGTATACCTCGCTCAGAAAGACATCGATTCAGCAGCCAAGCCGGACGAGGAGCCGCCGGATAATGATGTATGTCCCATAGGAGAAGAGGCTGAAGACCCGGGCGTCATGCCGAACTTGATCGGTTTGGACGCGAGGAGCGCACTGAACACGTTGGGAAACCGGAAACTGAACGTGAAACTGATCGGCAGCGGGATCGTGGTGAACCAAGATCCTCCTCCAGGAACTTGTCTGGAAGGCATGCAAGTTTCCCGGTTGACCTTGGGGAAGGAGCAGGCTTTTTGA
- a CDS encoding prenyltransferase: MMNSYFKAMRLPFLAGSMVPAAVAGAYAWLRNEFELVSFLLAAFGVACLHVASNLINDWSDAPGTDRVNLRVTPFSGGSRVIQEGGVSRPTVLSMALAFFGIALLIGILLAAWRAPGVLWVGVLGLLAGCLYSIRPLELMSRSLGEITIFFAFGPLITLGMYYVMAGRLYWPAFWIGLPNAFLITAVIWINEFPDLEADQDTGKRNLVVVLGLQRSRTVYAALMQLPYPSLMALALAGVYSPGLLLGLLAFPLSLRAVQLVFAMDEDRRGIVHIQALTLQTLLVLGLAMVAGLILHGLLF, translated from the coding sequence GTGATGAATAGTTATTTCAAAGCTATGCGACTTCCGTTTCTGGCGGGCTCCATGGTCCCGGCCGCCGTCGCAGGCGCCTACGCCTGGCTTAGAAACGAATTTGAATTGGTTTCCTTTTTGCTGGCCGCGTTCGGCGTAGCGTGCCTGCACGTCGCCTCAAATCTGATCAACGACTGGTCCGACGCTCCCGGAACCGACCGGGTGAATTTGAGGGTCACGCCTTTCAGCGGGGGTAGTCGCGTCATCCAAGAAGGCGGGGTCTCTCGCCCCACTGTTCTGAGCATGGCGCTCGCATTTTTCGGCATCGCTCTCCTGATCGGCATCCTACTGGCCGCCTGGCGCGCTCCGGGCGTGCTGTGGGTGGGTGTCCTCGGCTTACTGGCGGGATGTCTCTATTCCATAAGACCCCTCGAGCTGATGAGCCGATCGCTGGGTGAAATCACCATTTTTTTCGCGTTCGGGCCCTTGATCACACTAGGAATGTATTACGTCATGGCGGGCAGACTGTACTGGCCGGCCTTTTGGATCGGTCTGCCCAACGCCTTTCTCATAACGGCCGTCATTTGGATCAACGAATTTCCCGATTTGGAGGCGGATCAAGACACCGGCAAACGAAACCTGGTGGTTGTCCTTGGCCTTCAGCGCAGCCGAACCGTGTACGCGGCCCTCATGCAGTTACCCTACCCCTCTTTGATGGCGCTCGCATTGGCCGGAGTGTATTCGCCCGGTCTCTTGCTGGGCCTGCTCGCATTCCCCCTCTCCCTCAGAGCCGTGCAGCTGGTATTCGCCATGGATGAAGACCGCCGGGGCATCGTGCATATCCAGGCGCTGACCCTTCAGACCCTGTTGGTATTGGGTCTCGCCATGGTGGCCGGATTGATCTTACACGGGCTTTTGTTTTAA
- a CDS encoding transposase, whose translation MQGRSSAVNTKRRSLRLPGYDYSQAGAYCVTVCGHERALLFGDVLNKQMVLNDSGRMVAECWNDIPIQFSHVELDEFVVMPNHIHGIVLIRGRGRGVLQYAPTGPRSLSQTIGAILRGFKSVATSRVNESGNTPGAKLWQRDYYEHIIRNDEELNRVRESINDNPAEGEFDRENPTGLPTPSQERRRRQDLF comes from the coding sequence GTGCAGGGGAGAAGCAGCGCCGTGAACACGAAACGCCGTTCCCTGCGTTTGCCCGGATACGACTATTCGCAGGCCGGGGCGTATTGCGTAACCGTGTGCGGGCATGAACGGGCCCTATTGTTCGGGGATGTGCTGAACAAACAGATGGTCTTGAACGATTCAGGTCGGATGGTTGCCGAATGTTGGAATGATATCCCAATACAATTCTCCCATGTCGAATTGGATGAATTCGTCGTCATGCCGAACCATATACATGGCATTGTGCTCATCAGGGGACGCGGTAGGGGCGTATTGCAATACGCCCCTACGGGACCTCGGTCACTGTCGCAAACCATTGGCGCAATCCTGCGAGGATTCAAATCCGTCGCCACCAGTCGCGTCAACGAATCAGGCAACACCCCCGGCGCGAAACTATGGCAACGCGACTATTATGAACACATCATCCGAAATGACGAGGAATTGAACCGGGTCCGGGAAAGCATCAACGACAATCCGGCCGAAGGGGAATTCGATCGGGAAAACCCAACTGGTTTGCCCACGCCATCGCAGGAAAGGCGGCGCCGCCAGGACCTGTTTTGA
- a CDS encoding Smr/MutS family protein encodes MNEEWEDLFPEPVRIPIDGILDLHTFSPKEVSDLLPEYLRACFEEGILDVTVIHGKGKGVLRETVHALLKQDPLVSSFHLDREQGNWGVTRVRLVCTESGR; translated from the coding sequence ATGAATGAAGAATGGGAAGACCTTTTTCCGGAACCGGTGCGCATTCCCATCGACGGGATCCTGGACTTGCATACCTTCAGCCCAAAAGAGGTCTCCGATCTTCTGCCGGAATACCTCCGCGCGTGCTTCGAGGAGGGGATCCTGGACGTCACGGTCATTCACGGAAAAGGCAAAGGAGTGCTTCGGGAAACGGTGCACGCCCTGCTGAAGCAGGATCCCCTGGTCTCGAGTTTCCACCTGGACCGGGAACAAGGCAACTGGGGGGTTACGAGGGTGAGGTTGGTATGTACGGAAAGTGGGCGCTAA
- the rsmH gene encoding 16S rRNA (cytosine(1402)-N(4))-methyltransferase RsmH, producing the protein MNRIVHEPVLLKEVLELLQLKPDALYVDGTVGEGGHAVAMLEASSPSGKLIGLDADPSVLRYTQRRLAPFRGRFQLFNESYDRLDEVFFLADIDQADAILLDLGFSSFQVEDPARGWSFQQDSPLDMRYDQTQGDTAKDVLNRASKEELVRILSHYGEERFAKRIASAIIEKRAEAEIRTTGELSNLVLGAVPSSALRWRIHPATRVFQALRIAVNQELEHLRRFLDNAERWLAPGGRLAVISYHSLEDRMVKQSMQDWSRDCICPKSIPQCVCRGKKLFRILTRKPLFPSAEEVASNPRSRSARLRVAERL; encoded by the coding sequence TTGAACAGAATCGTCCATGAGCCCGTTCTCCTGAAGGAAGTTCTGGAGCTTCTTCAGCTCAAGCCGGATGCCTTGTACGTTGACGGTACCGTGGGCGAAGGAGGACATGCGGTAGCCATGTTGGAGGCTTCGTCTCCCAGCGGAAAACTCATCGGGCTCGATGCGGATCCCTCCGTGTTGCGGTACACACAAAGACGCCTCGCACCCTTTAGGGGACGCTTTCAACTATTTAATGAATCGTATGACCGGCTGGACGAGGTCTTCTTCTTGGCTGATATCGATCAGGCGGACGCCATCCTGCTGGATCTCGGATTCTCCTCCTTCCAGGTGGAGGATCCGGCTCGCGGGTGGAGTTTTCAACAGGACTCGCCGTTAGATATGCGATATGACCAAACCCAAGGGGATACGGCAAAAGATGTTCTGAATCGAGCTTCCAAGGAAGAATTGGTCCGGATCCTAAGCCATTACGGCGAAGAGCGGTTCGCCAAACGCATCGCTTCCGCCATCATTGAGAAGAGAGCTGAAGCGGAGATCCGTACCACGGGTGAATTGTCAAACCTGGTGTTGGGCGCCGTGCCCTCTTCCGCTTTGAGATGGAGGATTCACCCGGCGACCCGCGTATTTCAGGCGCTGCGTATCGCTGTGAATCAGGAGCTCGAACATCTGCGCCGCTTCCTGGACAATGCGGAAAGGTGGCTTGCGCCGGGAGGCAGACTGGCGGTGATTTCATATCATTCCCTGGAAGATCGAATGGTCAAACAGAGCATGCAGGACTGGAGTCGTGATTGCATCTGCCCAAAATCCATTCCTCAGTGCGTCTGCAGAGGGAAGAAGCTTTTCAGGATACTCACCCGAAAGCCGTTGTTTCCGTCGGCCGAAGAGGTGGCGTCCAATCCGCGAAGCAGAAGCGCCCGGCTCCGGGTGGCGGAGAGGCTGTAA
- a CDS encoding glycerate kinase — translation MKQDADRIVRAAIRAVDPGAAIRRTCRRDDNLLYIGDRAYDLSGLEHVYIIGAGKAGAPMTAALEELLGERVTGGVVCVKYGHSESTRFTRIMESGHPVPDENGVMAARKILETARLAGERDLVLCVLSGGGSALTPLPVSGITLEEKQEATRVLLASGATIHEINTIRKHISDFKGGNLARAAYPAHLVSLILSDVVGDDPDVIASGPTSPDSSTYEECQRIFERREIADSIPESIRTRILLGARGRIPETPKPGDPVFLHTQNLIVGSNRDAVLAAASEANRLGYKSLILSTRIEGEAKEVARVLAAVAKEIVESGHPIAPPACILSGGETTVTLKGDGLGGRNTEFVLASAMELAGWNSVVTVSVGTDGADGPTDAAGAICDGATVRKAKEKGLDPESHLSNNDSYRFFEQTGGLIRTGPTKTNVMDVRFSLVGNGEVGSPP, via the coding sequence ATGAAACAGGATGCGGACCGTATTGTCAGAGCCGCCATTCGAGCCGTGGACCCCGGCGCGGCCATCAGAAGGACCTGCAGGCGCGACGATAACCTGCTTTACATCGGGGACCGCGCGTACGATCTCTCGGGTTTGGAGCATGTATATATTATCGGTGCGGGAAAGGCCGGCGCACCGATGACTGCCGCATTGGAGGAACTTCTCGGGGAACGGGTAACAGGCGGCGTGGTGTGCGTCAAGTACGGCCACTCGGAGTCCACCCGATTCACACGGATCATGGAAAGCGGCCACCCCGTGCCGGATGAAAACGGTGTGATGGCGGCGCGAAAAATTCTTGAAACGGCTCGACTGGCGGGTGAGCGGGATCTGGTGCTCTGCGTGCTTTCAGGTGGAGGCTCGGCGCTCACTCCCCTGCCGGTATCCGGAATCACCCTCGAGGAGAAGCAGGAGGCCACCCGGGTCCTGCTGGCTTCGGGAGCCACGATTCATGAAATAAACACGATTCGCAAGCACATCTCGGATTTCAAAGGCGGGAATCTGGCCAGAGCGGCTTATCCTGCCCATCTGGTCTCGTTGATTTTATCGGACGTGGTGGGGGACGATCCTGACGTGATCGCCTCGGGACCGACGTCGCCGGACTCGAGCACGTACGAGGAGTGTCAACGCATCTTCGAACGTCGGGAAATCGCCGACTCGATTCCCGAATCTATAAGAACCCGTATACTTCTGGGTGCTCGAGGACGGATACCTGAGACGCCCAAACCCGGAGATCCCGTGTTCCTCCATACTCAGAACCTGATCGTGGGAAGCAACCGGGATGCCGTGTTGGCCGCCGCATCCGAGGCGAACCGCCTGGGATACAAGTCTCTGATTCTCTCGACGCGGATCGAAGGAGAGGCGAAGGAGGTAGCCCGGGTCCTGGCCGCGGTGGCCAAGGAGATCGTCGAGTCCGGCCATCCCATCGCTCCGCCGGCTTGCATCCTCTCTGGAGGAGAAACCACGGTGACGCTCAAGGGCGACGGTCTGGGGGGGCGAAATACGGAATTCGTATTGGCTTCCGCCATGGAGCTGGCCGGATGGAACAGCGTGGTGACGGTCAGCGTGGGCACGGACGGCGCCGACGGTCCCACGGATGCGGCCGGTGCGATCTGCGACGGCGCGACCGTGCGCAAGGCCAAGGAAAAAGGTCTGGACCCGGAAAGCCATTTATCGAACAATGACTCGTATCGTTTTTTCGAGCAGACGGGCGGGTTGATCCGAACCGGCCCTACAAAGACCAACGTAATGGACGTGCGTTTTTCCCTGGTGGGAAACGGGGAGGTCGGTTCTCCTCCATGA
- a CDS encoding FAD-dependent oxidoreductase, translating into MEAEKFDIVIVGSGPAGLTAAIYAQRLGMNSVVLGDTPGGNLYMIQNLWNYPGFPGGVPGAQLGAQMFAQAQMEGATLPMIRLASLSAEGGVFFSETATGERYESRTAVLAMGVVPKSLHVRGEEKLGIHYCALCDGPLFRGKDANVVVVGGGNMAAHETLILSHFADHIQMVHRRGELRAEAALQKELRNRGNVEMIMDAQVQEVLGDDTASGVRIATRECGEQVLRADGIFVCVGWEPDLRVIRVPFDTTSEGYVKTDASLMSSHPGLFAAGDVRDTAIRQVVTACADGALAATSAYEYLSKLDR; encoded by the coding sequence ATGGAAGCCGAGAAGTTTGACATCGTCATCGTTGGTTCGGGTCCCGCGGGACTTACCGCCGCTATCTATGCCCAACGACTGGGGATGAACAGCGTCGTACTGGGAGATACTCCCGGAGGGAACCTTTACATGATCCAGAATCTCTGGAACTATCCGGGATTTCCCGGCGGCGTTCCCGGCGCGCAACTGGGCGCCCAGATGTTCGCCCAGGCGCAGATGGAGGGAGCTACCCTTCCCATGATTCGACTTGCATCACTTTCAGCGGAAGGGGGAGTGTTTTTCTCGGAGACGGCGACGGGAGAGCGATATGAGTCCAGAACGGCTGTCCTGGCCATGGGTGTGGTGCCCAAGTCTCTGCACGTCCGAGGCGAAGAAAAACTGGGTATCCATTACTGTGCTTTATGCGACGGTCCCCTTTTCAGAGGCAAGGATGCAAACGTGGTAGTGGTGGGCGGCGGCAATATGGCTGCTCACGAGACTTTGATCTTGTCTCATTTTGCCGATCACATTCAGATGGTTCATCGCCGCGGCGAATTGCGGGCCGAGGCGGCTCTTCAGAAAGAGCTGCGGAATCGGGGCAACGTGGAGATGATCATGGACGCCCAGGTTCAGGAGGTTCTGGGTGATGACACGGCTTCGGGGGTCCGTATCGCCACCCGAGAATGCGGGGAGCAAGTGCTTCGCGCCGACGGGATCTTTGTTTGCGTAGGTTGGGAACCGGACCTTCGGGTCATCCGGGTTCCGTTCGATACCACGTCGGAAGGCTACGTCAAGACGGACGCAAGTCTCATGTCGTCCCATCCCGGTCTGTTTGCCGCCGGGGACGTGAGGGATACGGCGATTCGACAGGTCGTTACCGCTTGTGCGGATGGAGCCCTCGCCGCCACCAGCGCGTACGAATATCTCAGCAAGCTCGATCGATAG
- the mraZ gene encoding division/cell wall cluster transcriptional repressor MraZ: MGISVYRGREGGEMFQGISYQTMDQKGRIAIPTRIREVLNSGGNGNIMVTHGISCLMAFSLEFWKIVVEKAASLATFDQRSRDFIRLFIAPAMECAPDRQGRILIPSSLREYGELDKDVVVAGMLKNFEIWDRKKFDAKMESGRADQSFLLEGAGLLGL, from the coding sequence GTGGGGATAAGTGTCTACCGTGGTCGCGAGGGTGGGGAGATGTTCCAGGGAATCAGTTACCAAACCATGGATCAAAAAGGCCGGATCGCCATTCCCACCCGAATCCGGGAAGTCCTCAATTCCGGGGGAAACGGCAACATCATGGTGACCCACGGAATCTCCTGCCTCATGGCATTCTCCCTCGAGTTCTGGAAAATCGTCGTTGAAAAAGCCGCATCCCTCGCCACCTTCGATCAAAGAAGCCGGGACTTCATACGACTGTTTATTGCCCCTGCCATGGAATGCGCTCCCGACAGGCAGGGGCGCATTCTCATCCCCAGCAGCCTTCGAGAATACGGGGAATTGGATAAAGACGTGGTGGTTGCGGGAATGCTTAAGAATTTCGAAATCTGGGACCGCAAGAAATTCGACGCCAAGATGGAAAGCGGACGCGCCGACCAGTCCTTCTTACTGGAAGGCGCGGGACTGCTCGGACTCTGA